The Metabacillus litoralis genome contains a region encoding:
- a CDS encoding DUF6980 family protein, whose translation MLIPWCDSKLSDSKRDLWFDTIEELGFNDIHYIHLKGTFQNEMHLTFKDH comes from the coding sequence TTGCTGATCCCTTGGTGTGATTCAAAACTTTCTGATTCCAAGAGAGACTTATGGTTTGACACAATTGAAGAATTAGGATTTAACGATATTCATTACATACATTTAAAAGGCACATTTCAAAATGAAATGCACCTCACTTTTAAAGATCACTAA